In one window of Streptomyces sp. FXJ1.172 DNA:
- a CDS encoding DNA-3-methyladenine glycosylase I, translating to MTDGAAVAGPDGALRCPWALSTEDYVSYHDEEWGRPVHGDDALFERISLEAFQSGLSWITILRRRPGFRAAFAGFHIEKVAAFTDDDRERLLADGGIIRNRAKIDATLANARVLADWSEGELDELVWSHAPDPAARPAPKTLADVQAVTPESTALSKALKKRGLRFIGPTTAYALMQACGLVNDHLEACASRTGQPAR from the coding sequence ATGACCGACGGAGCCGCCGTCGCCGGGCCGGACGGCGCCCTGCGCTGCCCGTGGGCCCTGTCCACCGAGGACTACGTGTCGTACCACGACGAGGAGTGGGGCCGCCCGGTCCACGGCGACGACGCCCTCTTCGAGCGGATCAGCCTGGAGGCCTTCCAGTCGGGCCTGTCCTGGATCACGATCCTGCGCCGCCGTCCGGGTTTCCGCGCGGCCTTCGCCGGCTTCCACATCGAGAAGGTCGCCGCCTTCACCGACGACGACCGCGAGCGGCTGCTGGCCGACGGCGGCATCATCCGCAACCGCGCCAAGATCGACGCCACGCTCGCCAACGCGCGCGTGCTCGCCGACTGGTCCGAGGGCGAGCTGGACGAGCTGGTCTGGTCCCACGCCCCGGACCCGGCCGCCCGCCCGGCGCCGAAGACCCTCGCCGACGTCCAGGCGGTCACCCCGGAGTCCACGGCCCTGTCCAAGGCCCTGAAGAAGCGGGGCCTCAGGTTCATCGGCCCGACGACGGCGTACGCGCTGATGCAGGCGTGCGGACTGGTCAACGACCACCTGGAGGCCTGCGCCAGCCGTACCGGTCAGCCCGCCCGCTGA
- a CDS encoding DivIVA domain-containing protein produces the protein MVMFLFLVVALAVVVAAVTLAVVGGGESAPLPEVAPERLQDPLPADRPVDRADVESLRFPLAPRGYRMADVDDALGRLAAELAERDARIADLESALAGVRAAAAHPRPDQPEQEDQR, from the coding sequence ATGGTGATGTTCTTGTTCCTGGTCGTCGCGCTGGCCGTCGTGGTCGCCGCGGTGACACTCGCCGTGGTGGGCGGCGGTGAGAGCGCCCCCCTGCCCGAGGTGGCGCCGGAGCGCCTCCAGGACCCGCTGCCCGCGGACCGCCCGGTGGACCGCGCCGACGTGGAGAGCCTGCGCTTCCCGCTCGCCCCGCGCGGCTACCGCATGGCGGACGTCGACGACGCCCTCGGCCGCCTCGCCGCCGAACTCGCCGAGCGCGACGCCCGTATCGCCGACCTGGAGTCGGCGCTGGCCGGGGTGCGGGCCGCCGCCGCGCACCCCCGCCCGGACCAGCCCGAGCAGGAGGACCAGCGATGA
- the folP gene encoding dihydropteroate synthase produces MLRLGRREFGPHEPVIMAIVNRTPDSFYDQGATFRDEPALARVEQAVAEGAAIIDIGGVKAGPGEEVTAEEEALRTVGFVAEVRRRFPDVIISVDTWRAEVGEAVCEAGADLLNDAWGGVDPGLAEVAARYGAGLVCTHAGGVQPRTRPHRVTYDDVMSDILGVTVGLAERAVALGVPRESVLIDPGHDFGKNTRHSLEATRRLPEMVATGWPVLVSLSNKDFVGETLDRPVKERLIGTLATTAVSAWLGAQVYRVHEVAETRQVLDMVASIAGHRAPAVARRGLA; encoded by the coding sequence ATGCTCAGGCTGGGCAGGCGGGAATTCGGGCCCCACGAGCCGGTGATCATGGCGATCGTGAACCGGACCCCCGACTCCTTCTACGACCAGGGGGCGACGTTCCGCGACGAACCGGCTCTCGCGCGCGTGGAGCAGGCAGTGGCCGAGGGTGCCGCGATCATCGACATCGGCGGGGTGAAGGCCGGGCCGGGCGAGGAGGTCACGGCCGAGGAGGAGGCGCTGCGGACGGTCGGCTTCGTGGCGGAGGTACGGCGGCGCTTCCCGGACGTGATCATCAGCGTGGACACCTGGCGGGCCGAGGTCGGCGAGGCGGTGTGCGAGGCGGGGGCGGACCTGCTGAACGACGCGTGGGGCGGGGTCGACCCCGGTCTCGCGGAGGTCGCGGCGCGGTACGGGGCGGGGCTGGTGTGCACGCACGCGGGGGGCGTGCAGCCGCGGACGCGTCCGCACCGGGTGACGTACGACGACGTCATGAGCGACATCCTCGGCGTGACGGTGGGGCTGGCGGAGCGGGCGGTCGCGCTGGGCGTGCCGAGGGAATCGGTCCTCATCGACCCCGGGCACGACTTCGGGAAGAACACCCGGCACAGCCTGGAGGCGACACGGCGGCTGCCCGAGATGGTCGCGACGGGCTGGCCGGTGCTGGTCTCGCTGTCCAACAAGGACTTCGTCGGCGAGACGCTGGACCGGCCGGTGAAGGAACGGCTGATCGGCACGCTGGCGACGACCGCGGTGTCGGCATGGCTCGGCGCGCAGGTGTACCGGGTCCACGAGGTGGCCGAGACCCGGCAGGTGCTGGACATGGTCGCCTCCATCGCCGGCCACCGGGCCCCCGCGGTGGCCCGCCGCGGCCTGGCCTGA